In a single window of the Elaeis guineensis isolate ETL-2024a chromosome 4, EG11, whole genome shotgun sequence genome:
- the LOC105043852 gene encoding plant intracellular Ras-group-related LRR protein 5, whose protein sequence is MHRIFRGAKNFPTHLDHWIHEQYSKNHGPMCWRPFNLLPIITSVGITSLKLTHTRHIALLSLSLPLSVAMGIPPKPISPAVVDAVEEIMRVYRSLPPRPSIDEVEAAMAVIKSSTAEEELRMQEVDRMEKSPGMPEELFFVLQEVKKNMIQLQSQEQRREALYVVELDRRFQVFDELIQRASKLVSSEDSDEGNEKEGKNAAFGMILPRIGAGLVKEDKDEHKGELDAPKGLLNVPSISPLKSEIPSSGGDADKLSLIQVASLIETKAKNGTGILDLRGRLMDQIEWLPLSLGKLEDVTELDLSENRIMALPSTIGSLRFLTKLDIHSNQLINLPDSFGELSNLVDLDLHANRLKSLPASFGNLTSLVNLDLSSNQFSVLPETLGNLTKLRRLNIETNELEELPYTIGSCTSLVELRLDFNQLKALPEAIGKLECLEVLTLHYNRIKGLPTTMASLCKLKELDVSFNELESIPESLCFVTSLVKLDVGRNFADLRALPRSIGNLEMLEELDISNNQIRILPESFRLLSKLRAFHADETPLEVPPRQVVKLGAQAVVQYMADLVAAEGGNSRPAERKGFWFWLCSLFHPRSKKHNKHTRD, encoded by the exons ATGCACCGTATATTTCGAGGCGCAAAGAATTTTCCCACGCACTTAGATCACTGGATACATGAGCAGTATTCCAAAAACCATGGGCCCATGTGTTGGCGGCCCTTTAACCTTCTTCCAATCATCACCTCCGTTGGTATCACCTCCCTTAAACTCACGCATACAAGGCACAtagcccttctctctctctctctccccctctcagtAGCCATGGGAATTCCACCCAAGCCAATCTCCCCGGCGGTTGTGGACGCCGTGGAGGAGATCATGAGGGTGTACAGGTCCCTGCCCCCAAGGCCCTCCATAGATGAGGTGGAGGCAGCCATGGCCGTGATCAAGAGCTCAACCGCCGAGGAGGAGCTCAGGATGCAGGAGGTGGACAGGATGGAGAAATCCCCGGGCATGCCCGAAGAGCTGTTCTTTGTGCTGCAGGAGGTGAAGAAGAACATGATCCAGCTCCAGAGCCAAGAGCAGAGGAGGGAGGCCCTGTACGTGGTCGAGCTCGACAGGAGGTTCCAGGTGTTCGACGAGCTAATCCAGAGGGCCTCCAAGCTGGTCTCCTCTGAGGACAGTGACGAAGGCAATGAAAAGGAGGGGAAAAATGCTGCTTTTGGTATGATCCTCCCGAGGATTGGTGCGGGTTTGGTCAAGGAGGACAAGGATGAGCACAAGGGGGAGTTGGATGCCCCGAAAGGACTGTTAAATGTTCCCAGTATTTCCCCTTTGAAATCTGAGATCCCCTCTTCAG GTGGTGATGCAGATAAATTAAGTCTCATCCAAGTGGCAAGCTTGATTGAGACTAAAGCGAAAAATGGAACCGGGATTCTTGACCTTCGGGGTAGGTTGATGGACCAAATTGAGTGGCTTCCGCTGTCGCTTGGGAAGTTAGAGGACGTCACTGAGCTGGATTTATCTGAGAACCGAATCATGGCACTCCCGTCAACAATTGGTAGCCTAAGGTTCTTAACGAAGCTTGACATCCACTCGAACCAGCTAATAAATCTACCTGACTCTTTTGGAGAACTATCCAATCTAGTTGATCTCGACCTGCATGCGAACCGGTTGAAATCTCTGCCTGCTTCATTTGGGAATCTCACAAGTCTAGTGAACTTAGACTTGAGTTCCAATCAGTTTTCTGTCCTGCCAGAGACGTTAGGGAATCTAACAAAATTGAGAAGATTGAACATTGAAACAAATGAGCTTGAAGAGCTTCCTTACACCATCGGATCatgtacttctctagtcgagctCAGGTTGGATTTCAATCAACTAAAAGCACTTCCTGAAGCGATTGGGAAGCTGGAATGCTTAGAAGTTCTGACATTGCATTACAACAGGATCAAAGGGTTGCCTACCACAATGGCTTCACTTTGCAAGTTGAAAGAACTTGATGTTAGCTTCAATGAGCTTGAATCAATACCTGAGAGCCTGTGCTTTGTCACTAGTCTTGTGAAGCTGGATGTGGGAAGAAATTTCGCAGACTTGAGAGCATTGCCGAGGTCCATTGGAAATCTTGAGATGCTGGAAGAACTGGACATAAGCAACAACCAGATAAGAATATTACCCGAGTCTTTCCGATTATTGTCCAAGCTAAGAGCGTTCCATGCAGATGAGACTCCATTGGAAGTGCCTCCAAGACAAGTGGTCAAGTTAGGAGCTCAG GCAGTTGTTCAGTACATGGCTGATTTAGTTGCTGCAGAGGGTGGCAATTCTCGACCAGCTGAGAGGAAGGGCTTCTGGTTTTGGCTTTGCTCATTGTTCCATCCTCGCAGCAAGAAACACAACAAACACACGAGAGATTGA